In Zygosaccharomyces rouxii strain CBS732 chromosome F complete sequence, a single window of DNA contains:
- the PAC1 gene encoding Pac1p (similar to uniprot|P39946 Saccharomyces cerevisiae YOR269W PAC1 Protein involved in nuclear migration part of the dynein/dynactin pathway targets dynein to microtubule tips which is necessary for sliding of microtubules along bud cortex synthetic lethal with bni1 homolog of human LIS1) yields the protein MDLPLSDEQIRELDESTLDYLLWRNKGIDITQLANSLQVDAPTLQEDTNRLPLLARKWTAIARLQRRIMSLEQNIRDLREASIEMNAPAFSPESSESARIAWIAPAQPRASITLESPVTGVRLHPELAVVFVSTEQGRLHCFDLMDITLPLASIQAHTRAITSVDVFCWQQTTYVVTGSKDMQVRVFTWSAGQGLKLLRSFAGHEHVVSGVRIWVGPRTTNIGGGSLLLASCSRDTSVKIWDVNSGWCLKSFQPHSDWVRCLDVYGEFLITGCQDSTLRLTHWPSGNGLSVGLGHDFPVESVRFIGSLQDAVTTEGRTNNWLGHCVSTSRDRTSKIWLLPQPRRLPQRPPVPHSTDAQFLCKWTLRGHDSWIKAVGSRGDHVFTASDDKSVICWNWTNGQCLKKWNRIHQGFVTCIDLDDSNHPLKRKIMVTGGIDCKCHIFMQ from the coding sequence ATGGATTTGCCGCTGAGTGATGAACAAATACGTGAATTAGATGAGAGCACACTGGACTACCTACTTTGGAGGAATAAAGGTATAGACATTACTCAATTGGCAAATTCCTTACAAGTTGATGCGCCGACGCTTCAAGAGGATACCAATAGATTACCTCTCTTAGCAAGGAAATGGACTGCCATCGCCAGACTACAAAGACGTATTATGTCGTTAGAACAAAATATTAGAGACTTACGAGAAGCTTCTATAGAGATGAACGCTCCCGCATTTTCGCCGGAGTCATCGGAGTCTGCACGTATCGCGTGGATAGCGCCTGCACAGCCGCGCGCGTCGATCACTTTAGAATCCCCTGTTACTGGAGTCCGATTACATCCAGAGTTAGCGGTTGTATTTGTTAGTACCGAACAAGGTAGGTTACATTGTTTTGATCTAATGGATATCACCTTACCACTAGCATCCATACAGGCTCATACTAGAGCGATCACCTCGGTAGATGTGTTTTGCTGGCAACAGACTACTTATGTGGTGACGGGATCAAAAGATATGCAGGTTCGTGTTTTCACTTGGAGTGCAGGTCAAGGTTTAAAACTTCTAAGGAGTTTCGCAGGTCACGAGCATGTGGTTTCTGGTGTAAGAATATGGGTTGGTCCAAGGACCACTAATATTGGCGGCGGCAGTCTGTTGTTGGCATCTTGCAGTAGAGATACTAGTGTAAAAATATGGGATGTGAATAGCGGATGGTGTCTGAAAAGTTTTCAACCTCACTCAGATTGGGTTCGCTGTCTTGACGTATATGGAGAATTTTTGATCACTGGTTGTCAAGATTCTACACTAAGACTTACACATTGGCCATCAGGTAATGGTCTGTCGGTCGGATTGGGCCACGATTTCCCCGTTGAATCTGTTAGATTCATAGGCTCGTTGCAAGATGCGGTAACCACGGAGGGGAGGACTAATAATTGGTTAGGTCATTGTGTATCTACTTCACGTGACAGGACTTCTAAGATATGGTTGTTACCACAACCACGTAGGTTACCCCAAAGGCCGCCAGTGCCGCATTCCACAGATGCACAGTTTCTGTGTAAATGGACACTACGGGGCCACGATTCATGGATTAAAGCGGTCGGGTCTAGAGGCGATCACGTGTTCACCGCCAGCGATGATAAAAGCGTCATATGCTGGAATTGGACTAATGGTCAATGCTTAAAGAAGTGGAATCGCATACACCAAGGATTTGTTACCTGTATTGATTTGGATGACTCTAATCATCCATTGAAGCGTAAAATCATGGTTACGGGAGGCATTGATTGCAAATGCCATATTTTTATGCAATAG